The DNA region CTTCAATTTCTTATgtgataaaaatatgtaaataattaaatagttttaaaaagaaaaacaaatttattaaaaacaataacttaAACTGACTAGAACCGAGTATAATAATATCGATTAAACTGACTTACTTTATTCTCTaacttaattaaaaacaaatttattaaaaacaataacttaAACTGACTTACTTTATTCTCTAACTTAATAACGATTAAATTGGAAATTGTTATCTACAATGACAGTAATAAAGGACCTAAAATCTGGAGTTTGGAACCACTAAACCTTTTCAGGTTTAGTTTTCTTAACACCCAAATTATTAATAGCGCATACAGACTTTGGAGAATATTAATACACAAATACGGTAGTGGAatactaataaattaaaataaatacatatatccATGATTACGTTGTAACGACTCAAAAAACACATTAAATCCCATAACCACGATTAGGTCGTTACGAAGCTACATTACATATCTGGacattacataaacaaaacttaaacaCCAAACCAtactgtttatatatattagttatacaCCGTTTGTGTTTAATACAATCTTCGGTTTTACTCGGTTCAAAGTGCAAAGATGCACAAATCATTACAAGGTTACGGGAAAACCATTTGCTATCGGTTTTAACCTATAGTACATCGCGGAACAATGtttatattaccaaaaaaaaaaaaaattgtatttaagattatataattttattttaattgttaattctaaaatttgaccAGTTGTATACTGCAGAAATAATGGGACAATTATTTAGTatagttataataatattacattttacCGTATCAAATTTCTTAtggttataaaattttaaattttagggCATTTTAGAATTAGcatgtaaaataattatacttactttattatttttaaaaaaatttagtgttGTTAAACTTAACTCTTAAGGTAAGTGTTTTTAGATTGAACTAGTGAAATAATTATATTCGAAAATGTTATCATGAGGTATAATGCAGGTTAAATTCTATTATATAAAttcaatttattagatttagcccgtgaaaaaattattcttacattttttatcagcataataataaccattaaaaaaattaattttttcatatcaAACAGTATAGTTATTCTcgaaattaaagttttaaaggaaaattataaatatactgtatatatatacatggaatatgttattaagtgtaataattttctaaatataaaaattgttttaggaaataATAACCCAAATTggtagagatattttaggaatctaattgattttttttggtgcaaTTTTGTAGtgattaaattttcaaataagtATAATTCAAAGGTTAGAACAACAAATGTActtaataaatgttaatatagataattcaaaaaatttctaCAACTTAGTGTTTTATTTACTTCcatttaaatactttttaaaatgtcAAAATAATTTGGGGTTTTTAGCAAACAAATTGAATTCCTTAAAAAGACAATGTGGTTAGATTTTGTAACTATAATTACAGTCTCACTTTACCAATTTAAAAATcttatggaaaaataaataaataaatgatgtaagaaaattagaataatatttttacagtTGTCTTATTAGTTTCTTCTAAATATATTAGAGGATTATTATGAACCAACTTATTAATACAATCAATTGATTTCACTAATTACTATTCTATTAAATACAGCTACTGTACAAGTTTCTGATTTAGTAgcacttgttgttgttgctactACTGCAGGTGGAACTGTTGCGGCTGAAAAAAggtgtttgttattgttgtttatgCGGTTGTCAAGAAGAAAGAATTGGTATCCTACTACTCCTCAAACATCTATTGCTGAGTTTGAAACATCGGTTGAGGCGTTTGatattaaacacacaaaacatacaaaaaatatacacaaaaaatacaataaacaaaCGTCAGAATACCAAAAtacgaaaccaaaaaaataataacacgAACGAAAACAATAACCCGAACATAGTGCGGACACACACCtagtcttatataatatgagaaggtttagTCTAACTTTTACTCACATTGCAACATTTGACATTCTCTTTGAGTGACACCtgtcatcttttatttttatttttttttaaaacaaatttctatCAATCTTAATTCCAAATAATCATACTTTTCTTATCGAGTTGGTACactttatacatttttcttacattttattaaatttgtctTTCATCCTTTAAAGtggaaaaacacacacaattttataataaaagaaaatatcataataaaaatcatatcttggatgagaaataaaatagtttaaatacatgattatgattatgcctttatgtaattttataaacctcaatttttacagattttaaaatcatataatgtGAAAAATTAATTGAGTAGGCAATAAAATTAGTCACCTCCACTAAAATCCTATTAAATTAtgacaaataatataataacgtataaattacacaataatatcATATCTCTCTACACTCTTTTTATACACAACTAGGTTcagacccgcacatacgtgcggagttatttttgcataatttttttaaagtataattTTCAAGTGATCAAACCCGTCTAATATGTCTGATTGCaacgtttaaattttttttgacccgGAAAAACCTCATTCCTAGTAATTCATATGAGTAAAAATTATGTCTGCATATGTTCTGCTTGAATTTTTGTTCCCAAAATTCTCGTCTCGTGTTTTGTCATACATGAATATACCcacacaaaattctcataacctgattactatggaactaatttgaacgatttcctaaaatataataaatctgttgtttaatcatttttttgttcttaatatggatatttgatatgacttttttaacatttaagtgtattccccaattaataatatagattttgaAACGACCtaacccatttttttaaaaaaataataaataataaataataataatattaaataaactataactagtggtcccatacccactagccacctaaccacaatcacaaccaacaacggaaataaccaataccaacatccaataataatccaatattacagcataaccaatattcaagttccaaacaacaggaaacacaAAACCAGCATTTTAGCAacgtttctaatgactcaactctggcaacctagcaataccagacaacaaccaatcgagtccctagaacatcctcctcttcattgccttgattccacgatcacactttgcctttaccagtaccacaaaaacaaattgcaatgcatgagtattttataaacactcagtaaggcaatcctcccatctactgggctatacacacaagcaatagagacatctctaatcatcaaccaaaaatcaacaattaacaataacaaaccaggaccctgcatcgaccgataccaatcatgcatcgaccgacaccagttggggttgcgtcgaccgacgcatgatatgcatcgaccgatgcaaaagttacttgcatcgaccaatactCCCATTgaatcgaccgacgcatgctcgacatagcacaaaACCCTAAGGATTCACACGCCGtccttgcacttgcatcgaccgatgcactcatgcacatgccgagcatcgttttccccgaagcttctcgccggatctttgttcctgcaagccacaaactcgatcccaagccacgaGAAAGCCTCACAAAGttccaaataacattctaacaagccaaacaacacataaacaaacaaatcataggatctctagcttagataagccatggtcatgcacttacctttgccacagaagattctgaaccacaaacaagcaagaacacgctcctaggaagctcctacaacaatctcagctacagatctctacagaaacacctccaatctcccaaaaactcaccaagaacacttcgaactcttttcctctcttcttttctctcggAAACGGGTAAACTCGTCGTATGAGACaaaaaacacgacttaagggttttccctaacccaaaacgcagcgtttaacttagaCTCGTCCGCACTAAACCggctatgcatcgaccgatgcaatccctaaaccgggattattgaatgaaatattgcttagttatactaatgacaatttattgtaaataatatagtaagagaagggaaaataataaaatgggatataaagcgtgagtattttatatagGAGATACCATCAAGTATTTTACTAAGGATGATtctattaatttggatattattaatttttttgaagtaatATATGTGTCCgtaattgatggagaaataaaattacaaaattgtttcgtGAGGGAGAAGactataattggtcattagatccATTATATAATTGGTCTTAGTTATGGTGTTATATCactggattttataaattttagttggtcattagatccctatatatctcagctattggtataatattattacttgttttcatttttattggactggattttttaaagtttaagatttctgtaaaaaacactataactacatatttatatataatgtttaactacataattatccaaattaaagtatatattcatgtcACTTTAATTGgtgatcatatgtttttttgggcaaatatagttattgtttttagtgAAAGAATAAACATTGAGCCAGTTTCAAATGACCTTCGATTCTTTCATCattagagctttataaaattattagaaagataacattatttatatttctgaagatatgattttaaatatatatatttttacatctcataatatagttatattattatattacaatatatagtgaattaatttaatttttaaatatttaggggataatatttatcaatttttgaataatatttaccaattttagaatttataggagcaaaatattgtgtatataaataaattcaacaaTAGTGGcatttgacaaaatatatatatatataagagaacatTTCTGAAGATatgattgtaaatatatatatttttacatctcataatatagttatattattatattacaatacatagtgaaattaatttaattttgaaaatatgtagcggataatatttatcaattttataataatatttaccaattttagaatttattggagcaaaatattgtgtatataaatatattgaacaGCAGTGGcagttgaaaaaaatatatatatatatatagccgtgacagttttatgtaattttatggaatacTAAGGGTGAACAATAAATTGGGTACGGAgctctctggcgacgacacgtcagtttttttttccagaatgtttcttttttaatatataagggataatATCATCTCTCTCTACACTCTTAGTAACTGAACCTcattagttataaataatagCTTTTCCTTTCATATCAATACACATAACAACATATAATCAATTTGTCAAGAGCATTTCAGAATTGTTATCATGACATaataaatagatagaaaatCAGGCAAAGTCAACACATATGaaaatcttcttttatatatatatatatatatatatatatatatatatatataaaagaagattttCATATGTGTTGACTTTTCCTGattttctatctatttatttcattagaCAATTGTAAGtgacatatttaaaatagtattaattaaatcaggaagtttgattatttattatatggaaaatatattgaattttatatttaatatcatgTATTGGGTCACAAATTGTTTTCACCATGCATTAAAGAGAGATGTGTCAAGAGGAAAACAAATTGTCatgtttcttgattatgatgGTACTCTTCTCCAGTCCTCGATTATCCAAACAGAGCTTTGATGTCTAGCAAGGGGTCCTTATAATTAATCaagatatatttattcttttttctccaTAGTCAAGATATATTTCATGTGTTCTATGTTTCACAGATGAtaagaagaatgaaaaacaTGTTCAggtcttttccaacttttatagtTATGTATAcgcattttatttttggtaaaatagttacaaattttcaaggtacaatttgtaaaataattttatttccctttttcttaaccaaatttGTTAACGACcaaattacaatttgatatgttatttattatttttatttttgtagatttataGCTTGGTGAAGCTAGCAGAACTGTATTATATATAAGCCATGGAATGGAATCAATATGGATATTAAAGGCTCAGCTAAAGTCTTCTCAAGATACAAGAAGGtagattcttaaaaaatttattaactaaattttaaactgaatttctttatttactttttaattgaaattttgtttcccattttttaaatcaaatttattaACTGCcaaattacaatttgatatattatttattatttttattttgtagatttatAGCTTAGTGAAGCTAGCAGAACTGTATTGTATAGAAGCCATGGAATGGAATCAATAGATATTAAAGACTCAGCTAAAATCTTCTCAAGATACAAGAAGgtagattcttaaaaaaattgattaactaaattttaatctgaattcctttatttactttttaatcgAAATTTACTCttggtttttatatatgtagacaTTGTTTCAAATTTTCTGAGGATTAGTTAAATGACTTTATTTTaggtttatgtgtttgttttaacaTCATATCGAGAAAGGGACCAAACCAGTTCCAGAGGACAAGCAGACTAAACAACCTTCAACCacaatttattttctgttttatatcAAATAATAGGTATATTTTAATAGTCACAATATGTTTTCCTCACCAAAATCTACTCCATCCATGCCTTCTTAATCCAATttctagagaaaaaaagaacaatttttagttttcctatatatttttaataactaattaatgaCAAActgtaaacttaaaaaaaaaactgaaaattattgATTGTAGAAAGTtgttaatcacaaaaaaaatgcaattaaaatcagttttcattatgttttcttaatatatgtgaaaatcataaaatatgGATTAAtggaacagagggagtattgtcTAACAAAACCATTTAATTTAGTCCCACATAATTTGTAAACTTATGTActgtttaaaaaatttcaatgataaatggaaagaaggtaagattttttatgatttgtggcaacattttcattttgttggatgaaagggattttgtttcatattacaaTATTGGCCAGGCTAGATTGTGGAAAATCACTATCCATGAAAATGGAGGCATATTAAAGGCACTTCAAACGTTTGGACCtagcaaaataaaagtttataaaagtcAAATGTTTTATTTACGAAATTATTCATGAAACATTAAAAGTTGAGGCAATTTAATTCAAGAGTGATGGAGAGATAATGCTTAGTATGAtaatgtttaatatgtttagtatttggagtttggagtttagattttagaatttttagttattttgtatatagataagggtattattgaaaatggattATTTGTTAAGgaaatttaatatatagaacaCCATTAAATTATCTATTAGAGTAATTATATTATCAGattttttcccaaaaacaaaaatgtaaataaatatattttattttaattataaaaaaagaccATATTAAATTGATTATGGGGTAACTAAAACAATGTTCCTATTACTATAGTAACATATtggttaaaaaatttcaataatacTGTAGTAATCACAAATATTTAGTAATGTGTACTTTCACTTTTCTCATTATCTCAAAATGACTCTTCTAAACATcgtataacaaatatatattaaaatattagagTTAAACagtaatattatgaaaattaatttccaagacatatattaacaattacatgtatatttcatataaaattgtatagaaacatcatttttcatttcaaattaataatgcgTACATAACCCACGCATCGCGTCGCGTATGCTACTTTCTAGTATATAATACATCAAAggaataaattatttatgatgTTATCATATACACCAACTTCATCGAACATAACAGTAATGCATGCGTTAATGATTTCTGGTGGTCCGTTACTTGCTTCGGACAAAAAACTTCATGAACCACTCATGCTTATACGAAGCCACTATGTATCCCAACTcagtgattcttcttcttcttcttttgtctccaGCGGTTCAAGTGGGGCTTTAATATCTCTACAAACATCCTTAAGGGAAGGACCATTAATTCCGGGGTTTCCATCATAGGAGGAACATTTTTGCCTTCGAAACTGTGTGCCTTGTGGTATGGAACCTACAAGCTGGTTATGTGAAACGTTTATCATTTCGATAGAAGAGAGTGCCCCAAGCTCGGAAGGAATCTTCGTCAAGTTGATTAAAGAAGATGGGATGTGGCCCGTGAAAGCATTGCTTGACAAGTTGAGAATAAGAAGCTCCTTCAGCAGACCAATGGAATCAGGAATCGGTCCATGGAGTTGATTTCCTGAAAAATCGATGGCTGTGAAGATTGTAAGGATACGTTCCATCTCCATTGCTATTCCTTTACTCATCAAGACAAGTGAAGTGTAGGTATAACTCTGAATGTACTCCAGTTCTGGATTATTATCTCTCATGGAGGTCACCGCAGTCCAGTTCAAAAATTAATCAGATGGCAATGTACCAAAGAAGTCATTATGTGTTACATCAATGATTTTCAACTGAGGAAATCCAAACCAAATCCCATCAACACTATGTAATGTGCCATGAAACTTGTTAGAGCGGAGGACAAGAACTTGAAGTTTCTGCAGAGAATTTAAGTGAAAGGGAAACATGTCGTTGATTGTGTTGCTTCCCATGTTTAAAACTTCCAAGGCAGAGCAACCAACAAGAGAAGCTGGCATTTTTCCTTCTAATCGGTTGTGACTGAATTCAAGTGTTATTAAGCTCTTGGCGTTCTGAAATATTTCAGGAAGAATCCCGCTGAGTTTGTTGTTACGGAGATTAAGATCTGAAAGAGAACTCATCACCAGAGTCTCTAAGCACCGAGGAATCGAGCCGTTGAGGTTGTTGTTTGATAGATCTAGAATCTCTAGAAAGCTTAGTCCACATATTGATAGAGGTATCTCTCCGGTGAAGTTATTCTTAGAACCCGAAAAATAGTTGAGATCTTTGAAGGACTGGATCAAGAGCTGTCCTTGGAAAGCATTTGAGCTTAGATTAAGATCACTGATTCGACATTCAGGAGAAACTTTGAAGGATCCATTGAGAGAGTTGTTAGAGAGATTCACAAAAGACAACTCTGGTAGTCTCCATAACCAATCTGGTACTTgacctttgattttgttgttggaaagatCTAGTTGTTCTAGTTGTCTTCCGTATCTTATGAACTAAGGGAACTCATTGATGTTGCAGCCTCGCAAAAACAAATGtgtcaattctgatgaaaaatCTGAATCATTAGTGATATTTGCTGTTGAGAGAGAGATGCCTGAGAGAAATAATGTCTCTAGCTTCTTGAGAGGCGATAAGACATTTAATTCAATTCCTGGACCGAAGACTTTGTCGTAATTTTTACTTTCAATAGAAAATTCTCGTAAATTAGGTAACATAGAGATATTCCCAATCCCAGTAAAGTCGTTGAATTcgttaaaactcaaaaagataTAGGTCAAAGAGGGAATCTGGAGTAGGGATGAAAGAATGGCTGATGATTTGTGGAAGGGAACCTGTGAACTGATTTGAATAGAGATAGAGTTCACGTAGTTGGGTCAAATTGAATATCCAAGCTGGCAAGTTTCCAAAACATCAAAGAAAGTCAACTGTTTAAGATTGCCAATTGAAGATGGGatttcaccaaaaaaactaTTCCTAGAAAGATCGAGATATGATAGATGAGAAAGGTTCCCAAATGAAAGCGGAATCTTCCCTGAAAAGGATGTGTCGTAAATGTGCAACTCTAGCAAAGAAGTATTTTCACTAAAAACTGGAAGTTTTCCTCTCAGATTTGGATTGTGGCTTAATCTAATGGACTGTAAGCTCAGTATGAGAAGAACACTACTTGGAAATACTCCAGACAGGTTGCAGTTGGTAAAGTGTAGTAACCTTAGAGATTGAATGTTTGAAAACTCATGGGGGATTTCTGAAGAAATGTTTACTTGGCTCATATCCTGGTCTCTAAGATTCCTCAAATTTTGAGCAAGTAGATgaagaaaattttcatcaatGGATAAAAACGAAGAATCACTAGAAGATGAAAGATCGAGAGACACCAACTTGGTTAGCTTAAGAAGCTTTATTGGAATTTGCCCTGATGTTAGGGGTGGATTCTCCTCCTAACAATTAGCTCGGCCCAGGAGAATCCTCTGAGGCCCAAATAAATGTTTGGAAGATGAGAagggtattttggtcttttaaAGTGACGAACCGACACAGTTTCTCTATAAATAACGACGTACGGCGCTTAATCCAAGGGATCAAAAAAACGCTACAGAAATCACTAGCGATTAAACGTTAACAGCTCGTCGAAACATAGATCGACGAGTCACGAACCCGTCCATTTCAATTCTATGTCTCTCGTTTAGTTAACGACCGTTGTAATCCAGATTTTATCTAAGTTAAATAAGAAAGAGTCGACCTCCTTTTTACCGAGCTATAAATATCTAATTGTGATCGATCtcaacatcaacaatttggcatGCTAGGTAGGGGGAGCCAAGTCGAAACTTTCTCTAAGAACTTAGAAGACGGACCTACGGAAATTGACAAGATGACCGGAGGAAACAGAGATGCACATCAAGAAGGATCATTAGGAGGAACGATCACCCCAGCAACGGACCAAGCCGGGAACGTAGTACTCCCTACACCCGATGCCCCTAGGAAAACCGCGGCTGCTGACAGCCCCGGCGAGTTCATCATAGCTACTAATCTGGCAAGCCCGTCAGGGACCGAGGCAACACCGACCCCCGAGCAACTCGCCCTACTTGCTGATTGACCCGTCTCTAGCATCGACGAATTATTCCGCGGGATACTGATGCGACTCGACCAGCAGGAGCAGCGAACGAACACTTGTTTGGATGCGTTAACCACGGCACATGCCAGATCGCAAGAAGAGATAAACTACATCAATACAACTCGATCGAATCTAGCGAACTCCAGCATTCTTGGGGTAACCGCAAGACCACAACAGCAGGCCGGCAATTCAGATCCTCGtccaacaaaccgagaggggcCGATTGGAAACCAAGACCCCGAATTGAAGGAAATCAAAGATAAAATGCAAGAAATGGAGGCAATATTCCAAAAGGTAACGAGCAAGGGACCAGAGGTAGACCTCGTGCTGGAGGCGACACAACGAACACCATTCTCCAGAAGATTAGCAACAATGCCGGTACGGCGACCAGTTATGCCAAGGCTCAGCTACTACGATGGAACCGCCGATCCACGAGATTTCTTACGCACCTTTGGGGTATCCCTCGGCCCACTGCAATTCAGTCCGGAAGAGTATGACGCTAGAGCGTGTCAAGTCTTCGCCGAGCATCTGACAGGCACCGCACTCAGTTGGTTCTCGCGACTCCCTTCTGGATCAATCGACAACATAAAGAACCTGATAACCGAGTTCTTGAAGCAATTCTCAGTTTTGATGGAGAATAAAAACTCTCATGCCGACCTCTATGCCCTAACACAGGAGCGTCAAGAATCGCTTCGGTCTTTCATAGGACGATTCAAGGAAGTCGTCGTCAACGTTTCGATCCCAGATGCTGCGGCAATCATCACACTCAAGAACGCTCTATGGTACGAGTCTCGCTTCAAAGAGGAACTGTCCCTAACACACATAGAGACCATAGCCGATGTGTTACTCCGAGCAGCAAAACACATCGAGCTCGAGGAAGAAAAGGTCGGCAACGCTAAGAAGCACGCAACAGCATAAATCACCGTGGCTAAAGAACCAACGATCGTACCTCCAAAAGTCGAGCACACGGAGCCCCGACAGCATTTCACCCGGAATCAAGACCGCCCCCGCCGTACCTTCGCACTCGGTGAAGACGTTCATCAAAAACAACCATGGAACGTCTACGTTAGAAGAGAAGGAGGGGAAGGCAGTACGACCCAGTATTGCCGCTACCTCCAATCGATCCTGATGGAACGATACAAAAAGGGGGTAATAGTCATCGACCCTGACAGGAACAAAACCTCCCGTCCAGGGAAAAACAACCCTACGAGAGGAGAAGCTGCCACCTAGAAATTCGGAAGCAAAGATTCCAGGATTCTCGATGACCAAAGTGGGGATGAATTGGAACGGATGGACGACATCATTCACGAGAAGCAACTTTGTACGGATCGTAAATTAAAATCCACCGCAGCCT from Camelina sativa cultivar DH55 chromosome 3, Cs, whole genome shotgun sequence includes:
- the LOC109130726 gene encoding uncharacterized protein LOC109130726; the encoded protein is MENKNSHADLYALTQERQESLRSFIGRFKEVVVNVSIPDAAAIITLKNALWYESRFKEELSLTHIETIADVLLRAAKHIELEEEKVGNAKKHATA
- the LOC104779187 gene encoding receptor-like protein 12 yields the protein MEMERILTIFTAIDFSGNQLHGPIPDSIGLLKELLILNLSSNAFTGHIPSSLINLTKIPSELGALSSIEMINVSHNQLVGSIPQGTQFRRQKCSSYDGNPGINGPSLKDVCRDIKAPLEPLETKEEEEESLSWDT